In Mytilus galloprovincialis chromosome 1, xbMytGall1.hap1.1, whole genome shotgun sequence, the following are encoded in one genomic region:
- the LOC143045837 gene encoding uncharacterized protein LOC143045837: protein MVSPKTMVIWSCRINITMMVLLWLINLTCSGHTCPKDLLSEVFSCLRNLTHGSNQSSLLSSIDVELMKRNCGTGAFDDSVQCLERLYKRCDDPKAKEWLIKLAKPGRWKSGFDRFCQHVNLYTKQKQCIQRQNEKVLACVNSNKDVFNNEQKYVATTRDGYKVDESVIKPTCSVFHWTDKCLSGPLGDECGREIGAVVADFNGGITPPLCVNYPLDGSSTRTSHSSKLIVIFTCALSYLLSSRLR, encoded by the exons ATGGTATCACCGAAGACCATGGTAATTTGGTCATGCAGAATAA ATATAACCATGATGGTCTTACTTTGGTTAATCAACTTGACTTGTTCAGGACATACCTGCCCAAAGGATCTGCTGAGCGAAGTCTTCAGCTGCCTGCGGAACTTAACACATGGAAGCAATCAAAGCTCACTACTTTCATCTATTGACGTCGAGCTGATGAAAAGGAATTGTGG aaCTGGAGCATTTGATGACAGTGTTCAGTGCCTAGAAAGATTATATAAACGTTGCGATGACCCCAAGGCAAAAGAGTGGTTAATTAAATTAGCTAAGCCCGGGCGATGGAAGTCTGGATTTGATAGGTTTTGTCAACATGTAAATT TATATACAAAACAGAAACAGTGTATCCAGAGACAAAACGAAAAAGTTTTGGCCTGTGTCAATAGTAATAAAGATgtttttaacaatgagcaaaaataCGTGGCTACTACAAGAGATGGTTATAAGGTCGACGAAAGTGTTATAAAACCTACATGCAG CGTTTTTCATTGGACAGATAAGTGTTTGAGTGGTCCACTCGGAGACGAGTGTGGGAGAGAAATTGGCGCTGTTGTAGCAGACTTTAATGGGGGAATAACTCCTCCTTTGTGTGTTAATTATCCACTTGACGGTTCATCAACAAGGACTTCGCATTCGTCCAAGTTAATTGTGATATTTACATGTGCATTATCCTATTTACTGTCCTCTCGTCTACGGTGA